The Agromyces atrinae genome window below encodes:
- a CDS encoding ROK family transcriptional regulator — protein MTATETPRSPGAATPRFGASERSAASLFARGRALRPSGKVLPEHARTHNRALVLQTLYGAGPLSRADIARQTGLTRVTVSELVAELMTERLVVDRGQREGVRPGKPATLLDVDRGAFHVISVDLSDTGIVRGAVHDLDDGILARAEHATGSTTGDALVAEVVDLVAELLGTATAPVLGIGVGSPGVVDRAGVVLSAPNLGWTDLPLQSLIADRFHVPVHVANDANAAVLAEHAAQHTSNDLLLVRVGLGVGAGLIIAGHPVVGSAFAAGEIGHVVVGTDEGPLCACGRHGCLEAWLAAPRLASEIDRLASSVGTDRARDEVLREAGRRLGIVLAPVVGTLNLSDVVVSGPPELLDGAFLDATIETLRQRTMADFNRDLSLRMTSHGQDIVLRGAAVMVLSGQLGVS, from the coding sequence ATGACGGCCACCGAGACCCCCCGCTCGCCCGGCGCGGCGACCCCGCGTTTCGGCGCGTCGGAGCGTTCGGCCGCCTCGCTCTTCGCCCGAGGTCGCGCCCTCCGTCCGTCGGGCAAGGTGCTCCCCGAACACGCGCGCACGCACAACCGGGCGCTCGTGCTGCAGACCCTCTACGGCGCCGGTCCGCTCAGCCGCGCCGACATCGCCCGCCAGACGGGCCTCACACGCGTCACCGTCTCCGAGCTCGTCGCCGAGCTCATGACCGAGCGCCTCGTCGTCGACCGGGGACAGCGCGAGGGCGTGCGCCCGGGAAAGCCCGCGACGCTCCTCGATGTCGACCGCGGCGCCTTCCACGTCATCTCCGTCGACCTGTCCGACACGGGTATCGTGCGCGGCGCCGTGCACGATCTCGACGACGGCATCCTCGCGCGCGCCGAGCACGCGACGGGATCGACGACGGGCGACGCGCTCGTGGCCGAGGTGGTCGACCTCGTCGCCGAGCTGCTGGGGACCGCGACCGCCCCCGTCCTCGGGATCGGCGTGGGCTCACCCGGTGTCGTCGACCGCGCCGGTGTCGTGCTGTCGGCACCGAACCTCGGGTGGACCGACCTTCCCCTCCAGAGCCTCATCGCCGACCGATTCCACGTGCCCGTGCACGTCGCGAACGACGCCAATGCTGCCGTGCTCGCCGAGCACGCCGCGCAGCACACGTCGAACGACCTGTTGCTCGTCCGCGTCGGGCTCGGTGTCGGTGCCGGCCTCATCATCGCGGGCCACCCGGTCGTCGGCAGCGCATTCGCGGCGGGTGAGATCGGCCACGTCGTCGTGGGCACCGACGAGGGCCCCCTCTGCGCGTGCGGCCGACACGGCTGCCTCGAGGCATGGCTCGCGGCCCCGCGCCTGGCCTCGGAGATCGATCGGCTCGCGTCATCCGTCGGCACCGACCGCGCACGAGACGAGGTGCTCCGCGAAGCGGGGCGCCGCCTCGGCATCGTGCTCGCTCCCGTCGTCGGCACACTCAACCTCTCCGACGTCGTCGTGAGCGGCCCCCCAGAACTTCTCGATGGCGCGTTCCTCGACGCCACCATCGAGACCCTCCGGCAGCGGACGATGGCGGACTTCAACCGCGACCTGTCGCTCCGGATGACCTCGCACGGGCAGGACATCGTCTTGCGCGGCGCGGCCGTCATGGTCCTCTCCGGACAACTCGGGGTCTCCTGA
- a CDS encoding extracellular solute-binding protein: MRKLGIVALGAAAVLSLAGCAAGGDSNAGSGDGAEIRVWLVGTDTPDEARNYLKTTFEEEHPGSTLVIEEQSWDGLVDRLTTSLSGSDSPDVVEVGNTQAAAFTSAGAFLDLTADYDALGGDDLLPGFVEAGSYDGKFYAAPLYSGARLVFYKKDALAAAGLAVPTTLDEYVSNGEALATANPGKSGIWWPGQDWYNALPFIWENGGEIAVPDGDGWKAELSSAESVAGLTQVQEVMTKASLAPKDGNETNPQVGYCDGTTLQLSAPSWVKWSILAPADAETPGCPDQEANLGVYALPGMDGGAAQVFAGGSNIGISAKSANPDLAKDALAIILSDEFQTIYGENGLVPAKKSLASTLGTDEVAVAIGEAAGNAKLTPASPKWADVEAAGILQDLFVKIAQGGDVAALAAEADDKIDAILNG; encoded by the coding sequence ATGAGGAAACTCGGCATCGTGGCGCTCGGCGCCGCGGCTGTGCTGTCGCTCGCCGGTTGTGCCGCAGGTGGCGACAGCAACGCAGGGTCCGGCGATGGCGCCGAGATCCGCGTCTGGCTCGTCGGTACCGACACCCCCGACGAGGCTCGCAACTACCTGAAGACGACCTTCGAGGAGGAGCACCCCGGTTCGACGCTCGTCATCGAGGAGCAGTCGTGGGACGGCCTCGTCGACCGCCTCACCACGAGCCTCTCCGGCTCGGACAGCCCGGATGTCGTGGAGGTCGGCAACACGCAGGCCGCCGCGTTCACCTCGGCCGGCGCCTTCCTCGACCTGACGGCCGACTACGACGCGCTCGGCGGAGACGACCTGCTGCCGGGCTTCGTCGAAGCGGGCTCGTACGACGGCAAGTTCTACGCGGCGCCGCTCTACTCGGGCGCCCGTCTCGTCTTCTACAAGAAGGACGCCCTCGCGGCGGCGGGCCTCGCTGTGCCGACGACGCTCGACGAGTACGTCTCGAACGGCGAGGCGCTCGCCACCGCGAACCCCGGTAAGTCGGGCATCTGGTGGCCCGGTCAGGACTGGTACAACGCCCTCCCGTTCATCTGGGAGAACGGCGGAGAGATCGCCGTGCCCGACGGCGACGGGTGGAAGGCCGAACTCTCGTCGGCCGAATCGGTCGCCGGTCTCACGCAGGTGCAGGAGGTCATGACGAAGGCCTCGCTCGCGCCGAAGGACGGCAACGAGACGAACCCGCAGGTCGGATACTGCGACGGCACGACGCTGCAGCTCTCGGCGCCGAGCTGGGTCAAGTGGTCGATCCTCGCTCCGGCCGACGCCGAGACACCCGGCTGCCCCGACCAGGAGGCCAACCTCGGCGTCTACGCCCTTCCGGGCATGGACGGCGGCGCGGCTCAGGTCTTCGCGGGCGGCTCGAACATCGGCATCTCGGCGAAGTCGGCGAACCCCGACCTCGCGAAGGACGCTCTCGCGATCATCCTCTCGGACGAGTTCCAGACGATCTACGGCGAGAACGGCCTCGTCCCCGCGAAGAAGTCGCTCGCGTCGACGCTCGGCACCGACGAGGTCGCGGTCGCGATCGGCGAGGCAGCGGGCAACGCCAAGCTCACCCCGGCCTCGCCGAAGTGGGCCGACGTCGAGGCTGCGGGAATCCTGCAGGACCTCTTCGTGAAGATCGCCCAGGGCGGTGACGTCGCCGCTCTCGCCGCCGAGGCCGACGACAAGATCGACGCGATCCTCAACGGTTGA